Part of the Azospirillum formosense genome is shown below.
CGGCGCCTTTGGATGCATGCTCCAATCACTAAGCAGGATCGAAAGACTATGCTCCCAAAGTCCTTTCCCGACCGGAACGTCTGCGTGCTCGGTCTCGGCTATGTCGGGCTGACGCTGGCCGTCGCCATGGCGGACGCGGGATTCCAGGTGCACGGCGTGGAAGTGCGGGACGAGGTGCTGGACAAGCTCGCCCGCGGCGTCCCCCATTTCCATGAGCCGGGTCTCGCCGAGAAGCTGCGGCATGTGATGGAGCGCGGGCGCTTCACCTTCGGCCGCACGCCGGAAGGCAGCCGGGATTGCTCCGTCTTCATCATCACCGTGGGCACCCCGCTGGACCGCGACGGCCGCGTGCGCACCGACATGATCGAGGCGGCGACCCGCCAGGTGGCCGACCGCATCCACGACGGCGATCTGGTGATCCTGCGCTCCACCGTGAAGCTGGGGACCACCCGCGAGGTGGTGGCGCCGATCCTGCGCCGCACCGGCAAACGCTTCGACATCGCCTTCTGCCCCGAGCGCACGCTGGAGGGACAGGCGCTGATCGAGTTAAACCAGCTGCCCCAGATCATCGGAGCGGAAAGCGTCGAGGTGGCGGCCCGCGCCTCGCAGATCTTCGGCATGCTGACCCCGACGACGGTGAAGGTCTCGACGCTGGAGACGGCGGAGATGATCAAGCTCGTGGACAACACCTACCGCGACGTCACCTTCGCCTTCGCCAACGAGATCGCCCGGCTGTGCAACGCCATGGAGGTCTCGGCGCTGGAGGTGTCCCGGGCGGGCAAGCTGGGCTACCCGCGCACTCAGCTTCCGCTGCCGGGCCCGGTCGGCGGCCCCTGCCTGGAGAAGGACCCGCACATCCTGATCG
Proteins encoded:
- a CDS encoding nucleotide sugar dehydrogenase — encoded protein: MLPKSFPDRNVCVLGLGYVGLTLAVAMADAGFQVHGVEVRDEVLDKLARGVPHFHEPGLAEKLRHVMERGRFTFGRTPEGSRDCSVFIITVGTPLDRDGRVRTDMIEAATRQVADRIHDGDLVILRSTVKLGTTREVVAPILRRTGKRFDIAFCPERTLEGQALIELNQLPQIIGAESVEVAARASQIFGMLTPTTVKVSTLETAEMIKLVDNTYRDVTFAFANEIARLCNAMEVSALEVSRAGKLGYPRTQLPLPGPVGGPCLEKDPHILIESARELGVEMDITAAGRRINESQPHEVSQFLERLTGSMQGFPQEPTISLMGLAFKGRPATDDLRGTMAKPLFEELRTRFPKARWRGFDAVVAADDIRSFGLEPANSMAEAVDGANLAVILNNHPVFTSMPLPDLARRMDRPGVIYDFWNNFNSREVDLPEGTAYVALGSHGAARFAHVA